Proteins encoded in a region of the Raphanus sativus cultivar WK10039 chromosome 8, ASM80110v3, whole genome shotgun sequence genome:
- the LOC108821241 gene encoding ADP,ATP carrier protein 3, mitochondrial, with amino-acid sequence MNEQRHPSVIQKLHGQSSFISRLSPSVQTRNHTVSGAYVNGGLQSLLQSTNRDTGSTLIQRGSLPVLAQAPTEKSITGFLIDFLMGGVSAAVSKTAAAPIERVKLLIQNQDEMIRAGRLSEPYKGITDCFTRTVKDEGVLALWRGNTANVIRYFPTQALNFAFKDYFKRLFNFRKDKDGYWKWFAGNLASGGAAGASSLLFVYSLDYARTRLANDAKAAKKGGQRQFNGIVDVYKKTIASDGVVGLYRGFNVSCVGIIVYRGLYFGLYDSLKPVVLVDGLEDNFLASFLLGWGITIGAGLASYPIDTVRRRMMMTSGEAVKYTSSLQAFNQIVKKEGAKSLFKGAGANILRAVAGAGVLAGYDKLQLLVFGKKYGSGSG; translated from the exons ATGAATGAACAAAGGCATCCATCGGTGATTCAGAAGCTTCATGGACAATCCTCCTTCATTAGTAGACTCTCTCCGAGTGTGCAAACCCGTAATCACACCGTCTCTGGTGCTTATGTCAACGGAGGTTTGCAGAGTCTACTGCAGTCAACTAATCGTGACACTGGCTCTACTCTTATACAACGTGGCTCACTTCCCGTTCTTGCTCAAGCACCTACGGAGAAATCTATCACTGGTTTCTTGATAGATTTCCTCATGGGAGGAGTCTCGGCTGCTGTTTCAAAGACAGCAGCAGCGCCTATTGAGCGTGTGAAGCTCTTGATTCAGAACCAAGATGAAATGATCAGAGCCGGGCGtctctctgaaccatacaaagGAATCACTGACTGTTTTACCCGGACAGTCAAAGACGAAGGCGTGCTTGCTCTTTGGAGAGGCAACACCGCCAATGTTATCAGATACTTCCCTACTCAG GCATTGAACTTTGCGTTCAAAGACTACTTCAAGCGACTGTTCAACTTCAGGAAAGACAAAGATGGATACTGGAAGTGGTTTGCAGGTAACTTGGCCTCTGGTGGTGCAGCTGGTGCATCGTCTCTGCTTTTTGTATACTCTCTGGACTACGCGCGTACCCGTTTAGCCAACGATGCCAAAGCGGCCAAGAAAGGTGGTCAGAGGCAGTTCAACGGCATAGTTGACGTGTACAAGAAGACTATAGCCTCTGATGGTGTTGTTGGACTATACCGCGGTTTCAACGTCTCGTGCGTTGGAATCATCGTGTACCGTGGGCTCTACTTTGGATTGTATGATTCCTTGAAGCCTGTGGTTCTTGTCGATGGTCTTGAG GATAACTTTTTGGCGAGTTTCTTGTTGGGATGGGGAATCACAATTGGAGCTGGACTGGCGTCGTACCCGATAGACACGGTGCGTAGAAGAATGATGATGACATCAGGTGAAGCGGTGAAGTACACGAGCTCTCTTCAGGCCTTTAATCAGATTGTTAAGAAAGAAGGGGCCAAGTCGCTTTTTAAAGGCGCAGGTGCCAACATCCTCCGTGCTGTAGCAGGGGCTGGTGTGCTCGCTGGCTATGACAAGCTCCAGCTCCTTGTGTTCGGCAAGAAGTACGGCTCTGGTAGTGGCTAA